In Gallus gallus isolate bGalGal1 chromosome 32, bGalGal1.mat.broiler.GRCg7b, whole genome shotgun sequence, the sequence GGGGCAGGGGCACTGGTcaggccctgctgcacagccggGGCTCGTGCAGGACAGTGGCAGCCCGGCAgcgcagcagcacagctgcagcgctgcagggagccctgtcCCCGAGGAGAACCTTGTCGGACAGGGTGAGGGTGCGCTGGGCTCTGCCCCTTACCAGCTCTGCTTCCACCAGCtccggcagcacagccccaggcacgtgggctgcctccagctccagctgatgctgctgcctgtaggGAACAAGGCCTGCTTGGAGGGTGCCGGCCTCTGTCAGCACGCGGGCTCCCCAGCAGTGCGTGCCCACCCCCGGGCTGGGGTCGGGCTGCTCTGTCACACCATGTGCCCAACTGAAACCCAAGCcccaagcccagcagcactgcagtctcGTTGCTGCCCCAGGTGCTGCAGAGGCCCAGAGCCACTCACCAGGcaccctccagctccagctcctcccgCTCCTCTTGCAGGCGCTGTCTTTCCTGGCGCAGCACCTGGCAGACAAAAGCGTGAGTGCCCATGCCCGCTGCAGTTGCCCTCCAGGTCCCCACCTGGGGTCaggcagcccccatcccctcGCCCCTCCACGCTACCTCGATCTCCTCTGTCTCAGCCTTCAGCTGATCTTCCAGCTGGGCAATGAactgcttctcctgcaaagacaaTGGCTGTGCCATGTGGGGTGGCTGCGCTGGGCCCCACGGACCCGAGGGATGGGGACCAAGGTCCTCCCACAGAGCCAAAGCTGtgagtgcactgagctctgaggACGAGCCCCAGCTCCACCCTACCTGCTCCAGATCCTCCTTCCTGGCAGCTGTTCTTTCTGCCCGTATTTGCTGGGCATCctgcaggaaaggggaaggggagcggCCATCAGGGCACCGACGCTCTCACGAAGCTCCATCTgacagcagctccatgccacactcccctcctgcctcctccatggaggagctgcagacCCACACGAGGGGACATCTGCTCACCTTCATCAAGGATTCCCTGGCCTCAGCCTTGCGCTTCTCCACGGCGCGCTCATGAGCctgtgggaggggagaggagcagcGTTGGCACCGAGGTGCTGCCAACAGCTTTGCATCCCGCCGGAGGTGCccggccctctgctgccatgccatgggcagggtgccCTCCAGCCGGCAGCTCGCCCCGCCGgcccttctgtgtctgtgcacccagagctcacctgcagcagctcctccagcagatTCACACGCTGCAGATCTGTTAATGTCCCGCTGGCAAACTGGGCCCGCATTGCTGCACCACTCGCACAGCTCCTCGCTGGACCAGAACCAACCGCAAAATGAGGCAGGCAGGTTCAGCGCTGAcccactgcccctgccccaCCCCAGGGCCTCTGTGAGGTCATCACATCATTGTGACATCACCCGCAcaggagggtcctggaagatcatagaactgCAGGACGGCGTGGCTTGGGAGGTTCCTTagtgatcacagaaccatagaatggtttgtgttggaagagtcCTGGAAGATGATAGAACCACAGGATGGTGTGgcttggaagggtcctggaagatcatagaatcacagaatggttctttgaaacagctgtgaaggatctgTGAGCAAATCCGCCGTCAGTAGTTGGTGCCGCGGGAAGGCCTGAGGTCCGACCTTTCCTCCAACGGCTTCAGTGTAACTTTGGAAAGACAGTGCTCACACCTGGTTTGTTCTATCTGCCAGGACGTCACTCAGCTGCGTTGCGACGGCGACGGCGCGCCCTCATTCATGGCACGGCGTACAGCCGTCCGCGTGACGACGGCGCACGCGTGGCTGTGTATCCATAACAGCCGCGCTTCAGCGCGGCTGTCCCCTTTGGATGCTGCCATGGCGCGTCGTCCCACGCTGTGACGTCATCGCCTTGCGCCCGGGTGAGGCGGCGGCCTCGAGGttgtcctgctgtgctccgCAGTGCTCCAACGCcgcggggcggctccgggcgcCGCCTCAGCTTCTACAGGTGGGTGTTTTTGGGCGGGGGGGGGGATCGGTTCATGTGCCGGGGCTAAGAGGGTGGGGGGCCGCGTGCCGCTCGCTCTGTGTTGGCCCCGTGGGGCCTTTGTGGTCCTCAGGGCCTCTGCCCGGGGGCAGGAGGTGCCCTGtgtcccccctctccccccgccaTGGGCCGCCCACAACGGCCCCCCAGGGCCTTCGTCTGTCCCCTAGGTTTACACCCAGTCCCCATCCTCTAGTTCCCTCATTCTGACCACTTGAgtccttttccccccttcccctcagTGCCTTCCCTCCGTGTCCACCCATTTCCCATTCTGATCCCCAGGGTccgtcccctcccctccccccgttCCCTCCCTAGTCCACTCTTCTGATCTCTGGTGTCCCCTGTCCCCCGCCCCACCCCCCACTCCCCTCTATTTTACTCCACAGGGCCTCctgtcctcccttcccccccacctcctgaCCCCTTTTTTCTGACTCCCAAAGTCCCCTGtacctccccctctccctccccccccccaccccgtgcccTCCTCCCTGTCCCCTGGTATCCGTTCCCCCATTTTGACCCCCAGTCCCCTCCAGCCAGACCCCCTTTCTGTCCAATAGAATCCCCCCACAACCTCTGACTCTCCTGTCCCACCCCTCACTCCTCCCCCAGATGCTCTTTCTGCCTCTTAGAGACTCTGTTCACCCCTTTCCCACTTCAGACACTCTTTCAACACCTTAGAGACCCCATTCCTCCCTTCCCGCTCCAAAACCCCCCAAGATCTCCCCCAGActccctttccaccccatagaagcccctcACAACCCCCCAGCTTCCCCCTGCCACCCCCTCTCCAACCCCAGGCCCCTTTTCCTCTGAATAGAGACCCCACTCacccttttttccccagacacaACCCCCCTGTCCGCTCCCAGACTCCCCTTTCTGCCCTACAGaagccccattgccccccccccctcaactCCCTAAGTTCCCCTCCACAATGCTCCACACCACCCCCAGTCCCCCGTTGTACCCACAGAAGcctctttcccctctttttccacCCCACAACTCCCTCTCTTTGCCCCCAGACCTcttttccaccccatagaagccccccagaacccctcagtttctccctttcacgcctccctccacctccagaccccctttccaccccacagAAGTCCCATTCACACCTTCCCTCCTAGATTCCCCGCAACCCTCCTCTCCACCCCGACTTTCCTTCCACCCCATGGAAGCCCCACTaacccttttcttcccccccacaATCCCCCTGTCCAGCACTGGAGTCATCCAGAAGGAACTAGAGGTGTCCCAGAAGGGTCTTGGGGGTGGCCAGGGTGTCCCCAAGTGGATCTAGAGGGTCATTGGATTAatccagaagggtctggagatgtCCTGGAGGGGTCTTGGGGTGTCCAGGGGGTCTCCCCCTTTTGACTAGCAGAGAGGTTAGgaatttccaaaaggaaatgaattccttAACTGAGGATCCTATAAGAGGAGCAGAACAGTTAGATCAATTTGTGGAGCCTAATTTCCTCTCAGGGATGGCAATGATGTTTCTCATGGGTATGTTGTTTACTGGAGAAGAAGGAGGTGCAATTcggtgggcagctgtgcaagagTGGGAAAGGAGTACAGAAGAAAGGTCGGGTCCTGTGGGGaggtggagagaggaaggatccTGAGGATAAACTGTCCTGGTTATTGTCACTGTCTTTGTGACTGTGAACTGTTTGTGGTGTGAAAGTATTATTAAGAAGCTGTTATGGGACAAGGGGTGTCTAAGAAGATACCAGAAATGACTCCCTGGGTTGTATTTTGGCTCACAGGAGAGACGTTGTGGGTGAGACAGAGGGAACATCAAATGAGAAACTGGGAAGAGATATGAAGTAGCGGGACCAGTTTTTCTAAGTGAGTATTCTAATCATGAGACCAAGTATTGGGTGTTTGTGGGAACTGGAGGGTGTTTGATTCGTGGGTTTTGAAGGGACCCCCATGAGCAGAACTTGGAATGAGAAAGGGAGCCAGGGCCGGAGACTGCTGCTGTAAACAGTGCTATTTGTGAAGGGGGGGTGGAGAGGACGGGGCACTGGAaatgagaatagccttcatctgcagagatctaggaaacccgaAATCCCAGTGCTAGATGATGCTGAAATATGATGTTAGTAGTTCATGTAAcgatgagagtttggaaagtgaaaaaggtttgggaaagacaaggctgaggaaggcagaggtgagcaaggtgtaacagggatgtcaggATTGAAGAGAGATGAGTGGTATGGAAGACTgactgaggaacagagatagggAGGAGATTGGgaagaacaacagcagctgctactgTTGCTGCAATAGAGCAGGGCcataggacccagaggtcccttcaggaagaggtggggggagggggggggtggaagaGCCCAGGGAGGGCTCTGCCCcacaaactgcagggaaatgggacaCTGGTGGAGAAATCCTATCAAGCTGAGTGAGAGGGAACGAGGGAACCATCTCTGATCACAGAAGCTggatgatgggaacctgggaagtttaGCGTAGCAGATCCACTGTTTAAACTACAGCTAGGGGAgaaggataaagaggtttattttctggtgggtacgggtgcctcttaccacccgtAGATGGTTTTTGtaacagtagtaggagctagtgcccaacaagaaaaagcttaccttttgggatcaattaaatataggctgagaaaataagtaggaatacataaatccTTGTACAagccaggttctccaaaaccgttaccctggcaagacttattagaacaaatggatgcagagattagattcaataaaactggagctaagggtcaaacaagattaACTGATGGcaaattgtaagtctggctttaatacaaactgagaaaaaccatgttgtacccccagaagttacagaaatcttaaataaagtatgcttaggagtgtgggtacCAGGGATGGCTGGTAGAGACAAACTGCAGCCCTAAGTTGAAAGCAAGAGCTAGTGCTAGctcagtcagggtaaagcagtgccctttgaggatatgcaactgtagaaggataaaagaaaaactaggtaacttttggattttggattactaattgaatgtgaatccaaatacagtactccaatcttgctgatgaaaaattggagagcaagtgctatagtttagtacaagatttgagggcaaggaatagaattgttgaatgtatacaGTCTGtagtggcaaatccatacactttattaactaagttagggaaggagtaggtggagtttaccttctggatttgaaggatgccttttctgcctggtttggccaaaggaagcctaaggttatttgcctttgaataggagaCCCCCAGAATGGGGAGAAAAGCgtcagttaacctggacagtgttacgcagggttgtgagaacagcccaatgatttgTGAGAGCCAGTCGGCTTGTGAGCCCAAGAcatgggttcctccatcccagggtggaactttactgcagcatgtgggtGCCCAGTAAGCACAGAGGACTGTGTGCAGTGTACTGTGTGCAGTGTACTGTGAGTTTGATGTATTTCTTGGCTTAGATggttatcaagtttctcaacagaaagctcaactgatcaaagagaaggaaggaagcaatttgCTGGACTCCCAGGACACCAACGCAGAGCTACCTTCGAGCCGGCACTGTGTGACTGCATGGAGACTGTCTGTGCCAGTGGGCCAGACCTAAAGAAGGAACTACCAGATGATGCTGAGGATTCCTGCATTCATCGACAGAAGCAGTTTAGTGAGACAAAGgaaccgtaaggcaggatatgcagtaactgctactgagcAGGTAATCAGAGTACAACCGTTACCTGTAGGGACTTCCACTAAGAGGTCTAAAATAGCCTTAAACgtatggacagatgctaaatATGCATTTGGGGTGGCACACACTTATGGTACcatctggaaagagcaaggaGTGCTCacacacagggaaaacaaattgaGCACGGTGTATATctaccaaagagcgtggctGTTATACACTGTGATGGACATCAGAAAGGTGACAGTGTccaggaaactggaaatatgATAGGGATCAGGTGGCAAAACAGGCagttgaaggaaaagagataGCAGAACtggctttaattccagatggTAAACTTCAAatctctgaacctgagtcagcCTGTGGAGCACTTTAGAGGGGACgggaatctaattaatgatttagaagggaagagagctaGCTGACAGATGGGTGCGTACCCAGATGGACGCGCTGTTGTGCCCTTTAGTACTTTATGGAAGTTGGTTCTAAGGGAACATATTGAAACATACTGAGGGGACAAACAGTAGAAAGTAATTGCGCAATctagtaccaggaacagggtacaAGTGGGGCCTATtaggaaagggaaccttccagggcaacaatggcaaattgttttttgtttggaactaccaggaaaaaaggagggTTTTGTTATATGCTAGTTGAAACCAATACCTTTCCAGGGTGGCCAGAAGCAttccctctgcaaagccaaagaAGTAGCCGAGGTATTGTTGCAGGAGATTATTCCAAGGTTTGGGGTTAGTGCAACAATATCCTCCAACCAGGGAGCTCCCTTGATTGTAAAGATTGTCCAACAGGGCAGAAATAGCTTTGGGAAACAGAGAAACTGGTTCTAGGAACAAGAGCCCAAGGCCTTGACAGCTTgataaatcatattttacaaagagattatgtgtatatattagATCTCTTTCAGACCCACCCCTGGAACCAAGCTGGGAAGGTCTGTTCCAGGTGCTGCTAACGTCCCACACAGCTGTCAAAGTTAAAGAACAAGCGCTGTGGATGCATTAGACTAGGGTCAGTAAGATTCCTTGAACACAATGGGAATCGAAGTCAGCTGGACCTTTAAAACTGCAAATCCAAAGACAGTAAATATGGGCTCTTGTAATAGTGAGAAATTTGATAAGTGCGGCTTTTGATGCAAAtgcttatgtaaaaaaaaaaaaaaaaaaaaaccaaaaagctttGCAAAGTATGCCAGTCTCAGTCATTGTGCAGTATGTGGCCAAGCCGACGATTTTAACTCTCCACTCCTTGGAATCCCTGATGCATTTAACTAGAAGGAGCACTGATGGCCATCGGTTGCTGTGTTATCCTGTGTGTGAAGGGGCTGGTTCAACAACTGATCGAGACAGCACTACTGAAGCAAACAGCAAGGGAGCCACCACCACATTCGGGTAAAATGATGGTGTGAGAGGAGATGGGGAATGAAGACAGCAAAGATGATATCTGTAAGATTGTACCATATAAAAGAATTGCAGAAATCAACAatgtaagaagaagaaaaggggggaattgtaggaatggaatgttgtttctgcattagataCTGAAAATGGGGAATTGATCCGAAGAAGTAGAGCACAATGgatttgtattttgtaacttGTCCTTAGAAATAGCTGATGTGAAAAGGTAGAAATACTGGATATGTTAGTAGCGTATTTCAGAAGTATAGCTGCTGAATTATGTGATTAGTTCTTGCTTGCAAAACTGcaatagtttttaaatgttcCAGATAGTATAGGGATAGTACGATGGACTAGAAAGCATATTGTAGGGCTATTCTGTTTAGATAAGAGAACctcagcaagagaaaaacagacttgaCCAACATCAAAGAAGCCAGGGCCTCTGCACAAGGTTGGATTGCCTCGCTCTGTGGGTAGGtgcaacaggcaggcatcaagatactcccctctATCCTCCTGCCAAGCTTGTCTCTATCCAAGGGCAAGCAGATGCCCAGAAACAGTGACTGAGTGTTGAATGAGCACACGTGAGCACACGTTAACTAATGAGTGACATGTGCTTAGCTAGCAACAAGTTATGTTGATCCAGTATCCGTACGTTTAGCTGAGCATCGGGAAGAttgtgaacctgaagtactcagccaatgaggaaccaaTGAGGGGAGAAAGAGGTAAGCGTCGATAACAGGGAGTAAAAGtggaaggctgttttctgtgtgctctcctgcttgcaggaggcctgCCATTGCAGTTGTGCATagaatctgctttatcagagataccgtcctgataaattatttgtatttgccTATTTCCAGCGTGGCAAGCACACCCCCTTCAGGGCACATCTCATCCCACCGTTAGTCAGTCCTTGTAAGAAGCACCACGACAAATCCACCTGAAAAACACAGCCCTTCCATTGAGTAACAAAGAAagcactctgcccttgctcctgaccctcgtccctgcccccacctgccctcacagtacagccaccttctcttgagcagggtaaagagcagtgagaattcATACTTGGTTATCCTGGCACAAAGTGTTTGTGGGCCACAAAGAGAAATCCctgcattccagaaaacagagacaaaaagagacagacGGAGGAGCGCCTAATAAAGATGTGACGATGTTCTCAGCTGCGGCTGCTGTTGCTGGATACAAGCAACCACACGAGGTTGAGCACGCTCTCCTGTCTCTATCCCAATccaagaaacacacagaagagctcagtgctctcttgctttcatttccttccatgagcCATTTTCAAATGCACGTTGTTCTAGGCCGGCACAAGCTCTAGGGCCTAAAGGCAGCGCCTGAgtggccagcacagccccggggccTAAAGCCTCAGCCAGAGAGGCATGAGGGCCCTGTGGTCTAAAGCCACCAcaagagaggccagcaccgaccccagcgcctaaagccacagcccgagaTTCCTAAACAGAccccggggcctgaagccacaggcaggcaggcctgcACTGGCGCTGCATCCTGAAGACTCATCCCCAGcctgagaggccagcaccagccctgggcctAAAGCCAGAGTCACGGCAtcgagaggccagcaccagctccagggcctaaagccacagcccaaagggccagcacgtgccctggggcctgaagccactgctagagaggccagcaccggccccagggcctgaagccacagcctgacaggCTGGAACCAATCCGGGGAGTTCAAGCCACTACCACAGTTagagagctcagcacaggacTCAGGGTCTGAAGACACAGCCCCACcctgagaggccagcactggcctCGAGGCACACAGGGGTGCATTCCAAttggtttctactgattccTATTGGTCTCTATTCACCCCCATCAGTCCTTGCTGGTCTTTTCCAGACGCTGACGCATTCCTTTCACAAAAACGAGGTCTGATGTCCCACTTGTTTTCGGGTTTGTTGCccgtttgtaaaatattttatgacgtATACATATCAATCTCTGTCTCGTCCCACTCAGTGCATTTTGAGGGGGTGaatctttttccatctcccGAGTCGCGCCTCCCCTGGTCAGCAAAGGGTCACTGCCGCAATGGAGTCATCCAAACTCAGAGGATTAATACACATCCATTTATTGACAGCATTCTTAACAACTGACAACAGCCCACTGGAGGTAACGTTGCCTAATGGGCTAATTACAATTCATAAGCCTTACAGGTAaccagctgaaggaaatggctGCTACGAAGTCTCAAAGAATCCAAGAAGCCACGTCCTGGCGTCAGGTGCACATCTTCAGTCTGATGGGTCGTcggaggtggtggtgttcagTTGACGACGACAGTACCAACTTATTTGTAAGTCCAAAGTCCCAGCACTCAGCCGCCTGccggcactgccccacagctgtgcctgtgcgcccctgggggcaggagcacaggagaGGCCCCTTCCGTGGGGACAGAGCTCTCTCCCTGCACCCCACCACTGCGCAGCCCCGAGCTGGGAGGGGGGACTGAGAGGGGCGGtcagatgggcagcagcccatcacagaCGACACGCAGGCTCCTGCTCGCAAAGTACGCCGGGGAAGCGTACATTGCCTGGGGCAGCACTCGCAGCAGGAGCCGATACAACAGCTCCTGGTCATAGTGCTGGGcgtacagcactgcagagcccagcacagcaacgagcagcagcaggaggctgacGAAGATGAGGCAGATTGTCCTGGGGGGCAAAAGACGGCCGGGCTGGGAATGAGGCGTTCCGACCccacggcagcacagccccacacagcaccaaagGGGCCGCCCGGGAGCCCCGCCGGCTGCAGCGGGGTCCAGGCCATCAGCCCACTGCCTGGAGcccggctgctgctggctgggcacaGGGCAATGAGGGGATACTCACTTCATCCAGAAGGCGAGCCCTCGTCTCCTCGcctgctccttcttctcctgTAGGTGAAGACGGGGCAGGGGTGCTGGTcaggccctgctgcacagccggAGCTCGTGCAGGAcagtggcagccccagcactgcagggagccctGTCCCCGAGGAGAACCTTGTCGGACAGGGTGAGGGTGCGCTGGGCTCTGCCCCTTACCAGCTCTGCCTCCACCAGCTtcggcagcacagccccaggcacgtgggctgcctccagctccagctgatgctgctgcctgtaggGAACAAGGCCTGCTTGGAGGGTGCCGGCCTCTGTCAGCACGCAGGCTCCCCAGCAGTGCGTGCCCACCCCCGGGCTGGGGTCGGGCTGCTCTGTCACACCATGTGCCCAACTGAAACCCAAGCcccaagcccagcagcactgcagtcccgTTGCTGCCCCGGGTGCTGCAGAGGCCCAGTCCCACTCACCAGGcaccctccagctccagctcctcccgCTCCTCTTGCAggtgctgtttttcctggcGCAGCACCTGGCAGACAAAAGCGTGAGTGCCCGTGCCTGCTGCAGACGTCCTCCAGGTCCCCACGCGGGGGcgggcagcccccatcccctcGCCCCTCCACGCTACCTCCATCTCCTCtgtctcagcctgcagctgctcttccagctgGGCAACGAGatgcttctcctgcaaagacaaAGGGTGTGCCATGTGGGGCGGCTGCGCCGGGCCCCATGGACCCGAGGGACGGGGACCGAGGTCCTCCCACAGAGCCAAAGCTGTGAGGACGCTGAGCTCTGAGGACGAGCCCCCGCTCCCCCCTACctgcttcagcttctctttcctGGCAGCTGTTCTTTCTGCCCGTAATTTCTGGGCATCctgtgggaaagaagaagaggagcagccatcagggcagcagcactcccACGGAGCTCCGTCTGACGGCAGCTCCATGCCgccatcccctcctgccccctccGTCGGGGTAACCAGTGcccacagggctggagatgcagaCCTACACGAGGGGACATCTGCTCACCTTCATCAAGGATTCCCTGGCCACGGCCTTGCACTTCTCCACGGCCGCATGAGCCTGTGTGAAGGGAGAGGAGCAGCGTTGGCACCGAGGTGCTGCcggcagctctgcatcccaccGGAGGTGCccggccctctgctgccatgccatgggcaggctGCCCTCCAGCCGGCAGCTCCCCCCGCCGgcccttctgtgtctgtgcacccagagctcaccagcagctcctcctccaccagctTCGCACGCCACACCGCCCTTAATCTTCTGCTGACACACTGGGCCCGCATTACTGCACCACTCGCACAGCTCCTCGCTGGACCAGCACCACCCGCAGAATGGGGCCAGCAGGTTCCGCGCTGAcccactgcccctgccccaCCCCAGGGCATCTGTGAGGTCATCACGTCATGGTGACATCACCCGCAcaggagggtcctggaagatcatagaaccataggatggtccgtgttggaagggtcctggaagatcatagaactgCAGGACGGCGTGGCTTGGGAGGTTCCTTagtgatcacagaaccatagaatggtttgtgttgcaaGAGTCCTGGAAGATGATAGAACCACAGGATGGTGTGgcttggaagggtcctggaagatcatagaatcacagaatggttctttgaaacagctgtgaaggatctgTGAGCAAATCCGCCGTCAGTAGTTGGTGCCGCGGGAAGGCCTGAGGTCCGACCTTTCCTCCAACGGCTTCAGTGTAACTTTGGAAAGACAGTGCTCACACCTGGTTTGTTCTATCTGCCAGGACGTCTGTTCCCTCAGATGGCATTTCTGGAGTCGGTTTCCCCAGCTCCGGAAAGAAGGGTttgtgttagggttaggattatcATTAAGTTTACCATTACGGTTAGTGCTGGAGTTAGGGCTATGGTTAGGGCTAGGGTTTGGcttagggttaggcttaggcTTAGGGCTATGGattgggttagggttagctgTTGGCTTAGGTTTAGGATTAGGGATTGCCTTAGGTTTAGGATTAGGTGTTGGTTTAGATGTtgggctagggttagggtttgggttaggcgTTGGTTTAGGTCTCCCCGGggccctctcttctccaagctgaacaagcccagttccctcaacctttcctcacaggagaggtgctccagccctctggccatcttagtggccctcctctggacctgctccaagagcgccacgtccttcctgtgctgggggctccaggcctggacgcgGTGCTTcacatggggcctcacaagagccgagcagagcgggacaatcccctccctctccctgctggacaccctttttgtaatgcagcccagaacacagttggccttctgggcggcaagcgcacactgctggctcacgtccagcttctcgtccaccaggacccccaagtccttctccacacgGCTGCTCTCAAGGGCTTCTTCGCCCAGTTTATCCAAGTACCTGGGACCGCCCCGGCCCAAgagcaccctgcacttggcctcaTTCAACCTCATTAGGTTCCCTCCAGTCCCCTTAGGTGAACTCCAGTCTCAAATTCTTAGACGACTGAGCTCGTGACAACTGTTAGCATTGAGAAAAGAGATCATAAGGGGCTGTAAAACAATTCGaggagggaaaagctgttgtCTGCAAAATAccacagcctggggacagcagccagctgctgcggGCGTTCCTACGGCAGGAAGGGACACAGGGGGCACGGCCCAGCTTGGGGATATGAGGGGCAACCAAAGGGACCTCGCTCACACCACTGGGACCACGGTGCCACGGGACAAGCCAGGGCCCGTCGGGAGACatggggaggagggatggagaagagcacaAGGGAAGGAATGGATGGTGGCACGGAAGGGATGGAGGACGAGGGAGGGACACACAGCAGGCCGTGCCTGGGCCCACACGGGTGATCTGTTGGCCCCGCGGCCGTGCTGGCTGCCACTGTGCCCACCACTTACCAGAACAGCACATCGACACTCACTGCCAAATCGCTTCGGGCGCCTTTAACGCCCACACACAACACGACCAGGCCGGAAAGGCACAAAGCGCAACGGCGGCCACGCCGGGCGGACGCCATCACGCCCGCCATCACACCCGCCGGGCCTCCACAACCGTCCTCCACCGGCACCGCCGCAGCCAATCAGCGGCCGCCGCTGGCAGCGCGGCCAATCACAGCAGCCGTGCGCGCCCCATTCCCGGCGCGG encodes:
- the LOC112531397 gene encoding uncharacterized protein LOC112531397 isoform X4 encodes the protein MRAQFASGTLTDLQRVNLLEELLQAHERAVEKRKAEARESLMKDAQQIRAERTAARKEDLEQVGWSWGSSSELSALTALALWEDLGPHPSGPWGPAQPPHMAQPLSLQEKQFIAQLEDQLKAETEEIEVLRQERQRLQEEREELELEGAWQQHQLELEAAHVPGAVLPELVEAELVRGRAQRTLTLSDKVLLGDRAPCSAAAVLLRCRAATVLHEPRLCSRA
- the LOC112531397 gene encoding uncharacterized protein LOC112531397 isoform X8: MRAQFASGTLTDLQRVNLLEELLQAHERAVEKRKAEARESLMKDAQQIRAERTAARKEDLEQVGWSWGSSSELSALTALALWEDLGPHPSGPWGPAQPPHMAQPLSLQEKQFIAQLEDQLKAETEEIEVLRQERQRLQEEREELELEGAWQQHQLELEAAHVPGAVLPELVEAELEKAERARRRGLAFWMK
- the LOC112531397 gene encoding uncharacterized protein LOC112531397 isoform X2, translated to MRAQFASGTLTDLQRVNLLEELLQAHERAVEKRKAEARESLMKDAQQIRAERTAARKEDLEQVGWSWGSSSELSALTALALWEDLGPHPSGPWGPAQPPHMAQPLSLQEKQFIAQLEDQLKAETEEIEVLRQERQRLQEEREELELEGAWQQHQLELEAAHVPGAVLPELVEAELEKAERARRRGLAFWMKTVCLIFVSLLLLLVAVLGSVVLYAQHYDQELLYRLLLRVLPQAMYASPYFASRSLRVVCDGLLPI
- the LOC112531397 gene encoding ribonuclease Y-like isoform X6, whose amino-acid sequence is MRAQFASGTLTDLQRVNLLEELLQAHERAVEKRKAEARESLMKDAQQIRAERTAARKEDLEQEKQFIAQLEDQLKAETEEIEVLRQERQRLQEEREELELEGAWQQHQLELEAAHVPGAVLPELVEAELEKAERARRRGLAFWMKTVCLIFVSLLLLLVAVLGSVVLYAQHYDQELLYRLLLRVLPQAMYASPYFASRSLRVVCDGLLPI
- the LOC112531397 gene encoding trichohyalin-like isoform X9 is translated as MRAQFASGTLTDLQRVNLLEELLQAHERAVEKRKAEARESLMKDAQQIRAERTAARKEDLEQEKQFIAQLEDQLKAETEEIEVLRQERQRLQEEREELELEGAWQQHQLELEAAHVPGAVLPELVEAELEKAERARRRGLAFWMK
- the LOC112531397 gene encoding uncharacterized protein LOC112531397 isoform X3 → MRAQFASGTLTDLQRVNLLEELLQAHERAVEKRKAEARESLMKDAQQIRAERTAARKEDLEQVGWSWGSSSELSALTALALWEDLGPHPSGPWGPAQPPHMAQPLSLQEKQFIAQLEDQLKAETEEIEVLRQERQRLQEEREELELEGAWQQHQLELEAAHVPGAVLPELVEAELEKAERARRRGLAFWMKTVCLIFVSLLLLLVAVLGSVVLYAQHYDQELLYRLLLRVLPQAMYASPYFASRSLRVVCDGLLPI
- the LOC112531391 gene encoding uncharacterized protein LOC112531391 isoform X1, which gives rise to MTSQMPWGGAGAVGQRGTCWPHSAGGAGPARSCASGAVMRAQCVSRRLRAVWRAKLVEEELLAHAAVEKCKAVARESLMKDAQKLRAERTAARKEKLKQEKHLVAQLEEQLQAETEEMEVLRQEKQHLQEEREELELEGAWQQHQLELEAAHVPGAVLPKLVEAELEKKEQARRRGLAFWMKTICLIFVSLLLLLVAVLGSAVLYAQHYDQELLYRLLLRVLPQAMYASPAYFASRSLRVVCDGLLPI